A part of Caloenas nicobarica isolate bCalNic1 chromosome 10, bCalNic1.hap1, whole genome shotgun sequence genomic DNA contains:
- the LOC135992772 gene encoding death-associated protein kinase 2-like, translating to MGMVQVCTEQLSKPVDKRQALVRQASVVNMENFKRQYARRRWKLSYRIVSLCNHLSRSLVNKVLIQDEGLRNCESDSEDLSRRKATHQRRSSIS from the exons ATGGGGATGGTGCAGGTGTGCACTGAGCAACTTTCCAAG CCGGTGGACAAGCGACAGGCTTTGGTTCGGCAAGCATCTGTTGTTAACATGGAAAACTTCAAAAGGCAATATGCTAGAAGGCGATGGAAG CTTTCTTACCGTATCGTCTCGTTGTGCAACCACTTATCCCGTTCACTGGTGAACAAGGTCCTGATACAGGATGAAGGTTTG AGAAACTGTGAAAGTGACAGTGAGGATCTGTCGCGAAGAAAAGCCACTCAtcagaggagaagcagcataTCGTGA